The Astyanax mexicanus isolate ESR-SI-001 chromosome 14, AstMex3_surface, whole genome shotgun sequence genome window below encodes:
- the LOC125781020 gene encoding BCL-6 corepressor-like protein 1 gives MFGPKPRYSRPAPRPPVFAPRTVPRLAPWTSLQTFASPGHPPMFVPMSLPVLVPVSVFVPIPVPGGVSVPVPVTVFVSVPVSVMVPVPLSSFSQPPVQSQPPVQSQPCVLFPVQSQSPVQSFVQSEPPVQSQSQFPARSTSPVQFPFPVQSPIPSPFQVLSPFRVQSHVQSQPLFGR, from the exons ATGTTTGGTCCCAAGCCCCGTTATTCCCGGCCTGCTCCGAGGCCtcctgtctttgcccccagaactgtgcccaggctggctccttggacttccctacagacttttgccagtcctgggcacccaccaatgtttgttcccatgtctctccctgtcctggtcccagtgtctgtgtttgttcccattcctgtccccggtggtgtttctgttcccgtcccagtcactgtatttgtttctgtccccgtCTCTGTCAtggttccagttcccctgtccagtttt tctcagccccctgtccagtctcagccccctgtccagtctcagccctgtgttctgttccctgtccagtctcagtccccagtccagtcgtttgttcagtctgaaccccctgtccagtcccagtctcagttccctgcccggtctacgtctcctgtccagtttccatttCCTGTCCAGTCCCCTATCCCGTCTCCGTTCCAGGTCCTGTCCCCGTTTCGTGtccagtctcatgtccagtctcagcccctgttcggtcgttag